The proteins below come from a single Cervus canadensis isolate Bull #8, Minnesota chromosome 2, ASM1932006v1, whole genome shotgun sequence genomic window:
- the KANK4 gene encoding KN motif and ankyrin repeat domain-containing protein 4 isoform X2 codes for MPKTSPLRGMKRKTLQRATPTPWRPHMASTWTWTSSKISPSTSLKSIMKKKDYGFRAGGNGTKKNLQFVGVNGGYETTSSEETSGEDSSPEDLSDSEAEKKCDGPEPRLGKDAHLSCRVGQGTPEATRDTDQETGPGEELPHPKTERYKPSEEFLNACRALSQHLPETGTTTDQLLKQSLNTISQEWFRISSRKSSSPAAVAAYLRGVQPHSPHLLKLLVNLADGNGNTALHYSVSHSNFSIVKLLLETGVCNVDYQNKAGYTAVMITPLASAETDEDMAVVWKLLREGNVNIQATQGGQTALMLGVSHDREDMVQALLSCQADVNLQDHDGSSALMLACRHGNTDMVRLLLAHPACDSSLTDKAGRTALSIALKSPAHVEIAGLLRAHSKQGRPLGP; via the exons ATG CCAAAGACCAGTCCTCTCAGGGGGATGAAGAGAAAGACCCTCCAAAGAGCCACCCCTACTCCGTGGAGACCCCATATGGCTTCCACCTGGACCTGGACTTCCTCAA AGATCTCCCCGTCGACCAGCCTTAAgtccataatgaaaaagaaagactaTGGCTTCCGTGCAGGAGGTAATGGGACCAAAAAGAACCTTCAGTTTGTTGGGGTTAACGGTGG CTATGAGACCACCTCAAGTGAGGAGACCAGTGGTGAGGACAGCTCCCCAGAAGACTTGTCTGATAGCGAGGCTGAGAAGAAATGTGATGGCCCAGAACCCAGGCTGGGCAAGGATGCCCACCTCAGCTGTAGGGTGGGCCAGGGCACCCCTGAGGCCACCCGTGACACAGACCAGGAAACTGGGCCTGGCGAAGAGCTCCCCCATCCCAAGACTGAGAG atataaACCCTCAGAAGAATTCCTTAATGCATGCCGGGCATTGAGCCAACATCTGCCAGAAACTGGGACGACCACTGACCAGCTCTTG AAGCAAAGCTTGAACACCATCAGTCAAGAGTGGTTCCGCATCTCCAGCCGGAAGTCATCCAGCCCTGCGGCAGTGGCCGCCTACCTCCGCGGGGTCCAGCCTCACTCCCCACACTTGCTAAAGCTGCTTGTCAATCTGGCTGATGGCAATGGGAACACAGCTCTTCACTACAGCGTGTCCCACTCTAACTTCTCCATCGTGAAGCTGCTGTTGGAGACAG GTGTCTGCAACGTGGACTATCAGAACAAAGCCGGCTACACTGCTGTGATGATCACTCCCCTGGCTTCTGCTGAGACCGATGAAGACATGGCTGTCGTCTGGAAGCTCTTAAGAGAAGGGAATGTGAACATCCAAGCTACTCAG GGGGGCCAGACGGCGCTGATGCTGGGAGTCAGCCACGACAGGGAGGACATGGTCCAGGCGCTGCTGAGCTGCCAGGCAGATGTCAACCTACAGGACCATGATGGATCGTCAGCCCTCATGCTGGCCTGTCGCCATGGCAACACTGACATGGTACGGCTGCTCCTGGCACATCCAGCCTGCGACAGCAGCCTGACTGACAAG
- the KANK4 gene encoding KN motif and ankyrin repeat domain-containing protein 4 isoform X1 produces MEKTDAKDQSSQGDEEKDPPKSHPYSVETPYGFHLDLDFLKYVDDIEKGNTIKRIPIHRRAKQAKFSTLPRNFSLPDSGARPHAVLSHPNWSPMVSRKVLGTEARAQPLSLGDHPQAPQAASGSEVSYHRKALLTETARQLEAAAAPGEAELTSGSGRPQLLRASSMPATLLQTRASEDPSLNSGPPTPPALPPLQGEGVVCDGAFGPAEGFAGFSKSTPRAATQREVRESGDLVPGIPELIREGPEPPEGEEVPNHLSFPSPPFSSQNALVVLEDAENQQKSREAQVVVTTPSSPTPSPPPLPSPMPGNELPLEEIELNISEIPPPPPVEVDVRSIGIRVTEESLGLDSLDPGSVSSLKQQISDLEGELSGRTEELAQVRAALQRQEEEIKARGQRIQELECTVAQLVEKLSGGNTKDAQGQTDAVVNTDPLQELLTRQSCDKSIGVSLLGSMGSESWGARGEGNGLLWGWESHKRGDGSPAGLVSPPQPSLPQGSETVLMPSLHSCVSTELRIEEGGSEQAGGPSVGIKGLGQGAGESPGSGERKAPPAGREEAGPELSGKERPGRPPSSPTDATIGQYVKKIQELLQEQWSCLEHGYPELARAIKQPASKLSSIQSQLQSSLNLLLSAYSAQAPPQKEPPGPSSSPPMEISPSTSLKSIMKKKDYGFRAGGNGTKKNLQFVGVNGGYETTSSEETSGEDSSPEDLSDSEAEKKCDGPEPRLGKDAHLSCRVGQGTPEATRDTDQETGPGEELPHPKTERYKPSEEFLNACRALSQHLPETGTTTDQLLKQSLNTISQEWFRISSRKSSSPAAVAAYLRGVQPHSPHLLKLLVNLADGNGNTALHYSVSHSNFSIVKLLLETGVCNVDYQNKAGYTAVMITPLASAETDEDMAVVWKLLREGNVNIQATQGGQTALMLGVSHDREDMVQALLSCQADVNLQDHDGSSALMLACRHGNTDMVRLLLAHPACDSSLTDKAGRTALSIALKSPAHVEIAGLLRAHSKQGRPLGP; encoded by the exons ATGGAGAAGACGGATG CCAAAGACCAGTCCTCTCAGGGGGATGAAGAGAAAGACCCTCCAAAGAGCCACCCCTACTCCGTGGAGACCCCATATGGCTTCCACCTGGACCTGGACTTCCTCAAGTATGTGGATGACATCGAAAAGGGAAACACCATCAAAAGGATTCCTATCCACAGAAGGGCCAAGCAGGCCAAGTTCAGCACTTTGCCCCGAAACTTCAGCCTTCCCGACAGCGGGGCTCGCCCCCATGCTGTTCTTTCCCATCCGAACTGGTCCCCCATGGTGTCGAGGAAAGTGCTGGGGACAGAGGCCCGAGCCCAGCCACTGTCCCTCGGGGATCACCCCCAAGCCCCACAAGCCGCCAGCGGCAGTGAGGTGAGCTACCACCGGAAGGCCCTGCTGACGGAGACGGCCAGACAGCtggaggctgctgctgctcccgGGGAGGCTGAGCTCACCTCCGGGAGTGGACGGCCCCAGCTTCTGAGAGCATCCAGCATGCCGGCCACGCTGCTGCAAACCAGGGCCTCGGAGGACCCAAGCCTAAACTCAGGACCCCCAACCCCGCCCGCCCTCCCCCCACTTCAGGGCGAAGGCGTTGTCTGTGATGGTGCCTTTGGGCCCGCGGAAGGATTTGCAGGGTTTTCCAAATCCACTCCGCGAGCAGCAACCCAACGGGAAGTCAGAGAGTCTGGAGACCTAGTGCCAGGGATTCCGGAGCTGATCCGGGAGGGGCCTGAGCCTCCAGAAGGCGAAGAGGTTCCAAATCACCTCTCTTTCCCGAGTCCACCTTTCTCGTCTCAGAATGCACTTGTAGTTCTAGAGGATGCAGAAAACcaacagaaaagcagagaagccCAGGTGGTGGTCACAACCCCTAGCTCTCCAACACCAAGCCCCCCACCTCTGCCGTCACCCATGCCTGGAAATGAGCTCCCCCTGGAAGAAATCGAGCTCAACATCAGCGaaatcccaccaccaccacctgtaGAGGTGGACGTGAGAAGCATCGGGATCCGCGTCACAGAGGAAAGCCTGGGCCTTGACTCCCTGGATCCTGGCAGTGTCTCCAGCCTGAAGCAGCAGATCTCGGACCTTGAAGGCGAACTGTCTGGAAGAACTGAGGAACTGGCCCAGGTCAGAGCTGCCCTCCAGCGGCAGGAAGAGGAAATCAAGGCGAGGGGGCAGAGGATTCAAGAGCTAGAGTGCACTGTTGCTCAACTGGTAGAAAAGCTTAGCGGTGGGAACACCAAAGATGCTCAGGGCCAGACTGATGCTGTGGTCAACACTGACCCTCTGCAGGAGCTCTTGACCAGACAGTCGTGTGACAAGAGCATTGGGGTCAGCCTTCTGGGCAGCATGGGCTCTGAAAGCTGGGGAGCcaggggagaggggaatggcCTCCTGTGGGGGTGGGAAAGTCACAAACGAGGGGATGGGAGCCCAGCAGGACTTGTGTCACCACCCCAGCCATCACTGCCACAGGGATCTGAGACAGTCCTCATGCCTTCTTTACACAGCTGCGTCTCTACTGAGCTCAGGATCGAAGAGGGAGGTTCTGAGCAGGCAGGAGGTCCTTCGGTGGGAATTAAGGGTCTGGGCCAGGGAGCAGGAGAATCTCCAGGGAGTGGCGAGAGAAAGGCTCCCCcagcggggagggaggaggctggccCAGAGCTGTCGGGGAAGGAGCGCCCTGGAAGGCCACCAAGCTCCCCCACCGATGCCACTATTGGGCAGTACGTTAAGAAGATCCAAGAACTCCTGCAGGAGCAGTGGAGCTGCCTGGAACACGGGTACCCTGAGCTGGCCCGTGCCATCAAGCAGCCTGCCTCCAAGCTCAGCAGCATCCAGAGCCAGCTACAGAGCTCCCTCAACCTGCTTCTGTCTGCCTACTCGGCCCAGGCTCCACCCCAGAAGgagcccccaggcccctcctcctccccaccgaTGG AGATCTCCCCGTCGACCAGCCTTAAgtccataatgaaaaagaaagactaTGGCTTCCGTGCAGGAGGTAATGGGACCAAAAAGAACCTTCAGTTTGTTGGGGTTAACGGTGG CTATGAGACCACCTCAAGTGAGGAGACCAGTGGTGAGGACAGCTCCCCAGAAGACTTGTCTGATAGCGAGGCTGAGAAGAAATGTGATGGCCCAGAACCCAGGCTGGGCAAGGATGCCCACCTCAGCTGTAGGGTGGGCCAGGGCACCCCTGAGGCCACCCGTGACACAGACCAGGAAACTGGGCCTGGCGAAGAGCTCCCCCATCCCAAGACTGAGAG atataaACCCTCAGAAGAATTCCTTAATGCATGCCGGGCATTGAGCCAACATCTGCCAGAAACTGGGACGACCACTGACCAGCTCTTG AAGCAAAGCTTGAACACCATCAGTCAAGAGTGGTTCCGCATCTCCAGCCGGAAGTCATCCAGCCCTGCGGCAGTGGCCGCCTACCTCCGCGGGGTCCAGCCTCACTCCCCACACTTGCTAAAGCTGCTTGTCAATCTGGCTGATGGCAATGGGAACACAGCTCTTCACTACAGCGTGTCCCACTCTAACTTCTCCATCGTGAAGCTGCTGTTGGAGACAG GTGTCTGCAACGTGGACTATCAGAACAAAGCCGGCTACACTGCTGTGATGATCACTCCCCTGGCTTCTGCTGAGACCGATGAAGACATGGCTGTCGTCTGGAAGCTCTTAAGAGAAGGGAATGTGAACATCCAAGCTACTCAG GGGGGCCAGACGGCGCTGATGCTGGGAGTCAGCCACGACAGGGAGGACATGGTCCAGGCGCTGCTGAGCTGCCAGGCAGATGTCAACCTACAGGACCATGATGGATCGTCAGCCCTCATGCTGGCCTGTCGCCATGGCAACACTGACATGGTACGGCTGCTCCTGGCACATCCAGCCTGCGACAGCAGCCTGACTGACAAG